Proteins encoded in a region of the Panthera tigris isolate Pti1 chromosome B2, P.tigris_Pti1_mat1.1, whole genome shotgun sequence genome:
- the LTV1 gene encoding protein LTV1 homolog isoform X1, translating to MPHRKKKPFIEKKKAVSFHLVHRSQRDPLAADETAPQRVLLPTQKINDEERRAEQRKYGVFFDDGYDYLQHLKEPSGPSELVLTSAFSAPNRRDEKEGSLEISTTGIQLPSSVFASEFEEDVGLLNKAAPVSGPRLDFDPDIVAALDDDFDFDNPDNLLEDDFILQANKPTEEDGMDIQKSEAEDDSEWEDVDDEKERGRDDDNYGSAGSSDEAMSVPGKPPGAVENHLFWEEETKSRFTEYSITSSVMRRNEQLTLHDERFEKFYEQYDDDEIGALDNAELEGSIQVDSNRLEEVLNDYYKEKAENCVKLNTLEPFEDQDLLMNELDGSEEEEIVTVVLEEAKEKWDCESICSTYSNLYNHPQIIKYQPKPKQIQISSKTGIPLNVLPKKGLTAKQVERMQMINGSDLPKVSTQPRSKNESKEDKRTRKQAIKEERKERRVEKKANKLAFKLEKRRQEKELLNLKNNVEGLKL from the exons ATG CCTCACAGGAAGAAGAAGCCTTTTatagagaagaagaaagctgTATCTTTTCACCTGGTCCACCGGAGCCAGAGAGATCCTTTAGCCGCGGATGAGACTGCACCCCAGAGGGTTCTATTGCCCACACAGAAA ATAAATGACGAAGAACGGCGAGCAGAACAGAGGAAGTACGGTGTGTTCTTTGATGATGGCTATGACTATCTGCAGCACCTGAAGGAACCATCTGGGCCCTCAGAGCTGGTTCTCACAAGTGCCTTCAGTGCACCCAACAGAAGAGACGAAAAAGAAGGAAGTTTAGAAATTTCA ACCACGGGAATTCAGTTGCCTTCTTCAGTATTTGCATCAGAGTTTGAGGAAGATGTTGGATTGTTGAATAAAGCCGCTCCTGTTTCAG gaCCTCGACTGGATTTTGATCCTGACATCGTTGCGGCTCTTGATGATGATTTTGACTTTGATAATCCAGACAATCTGCTGGAAGATGATTTTATTCTTCAGGCCAATAAGCCAACAGAGGAAGATGGAATGGATATACA GAAATCTGAGGCTGAAGATGACAGTGAGTGGGAAGATGTGGATGATGAGAAGGAAAGAGGTAGAGATGACGATAACTATGGCTCTGCGGGCTCATCAGATGAGGCCATGTCTGTCCCTGGAAAACCTCCTGGGGCTGTAGAAAATCATTTGTTCTGGGAAGAGGAAACTAAAAGTCGCTTTACTGAGTATTCTATAACATCCTCAGTcatgagaagaaatgaacagcTGACTCTTCATGATGAGAGATTTGAGAAG TTTTATGAGCAGTATGACGATGATGAAATTGGAGCTCTGGATAATGCTGAATTGGAAGGTTCCATTCAAGTAGACAGCAATCGCTTAGAGGAAGTCTTGAATGACTACTataaagagaaggcagagaa TTGTGTAAAACTGAATACTCTGGAACCCTTTGAGGATCAGGACCTGCTAATGAATGAACTGGATGGGTCTGAGGAGGAAGAGATTGTTACTGTAGTTCTTGAAGAAGCTAAAGAGAAGTGGGATTGTGAATCTATTTGTA gtacataCTCCAATTTATATAACCATCCGCAAATTATCAAGTATCAACCAAAG cccAAACAAATCCAAATATCTTCTAAAACAGGAATACCTCTCAATGTCTTACCTAAGAAAGGACTCACAGCAAAGCAAGTTGAAAGAATGCAGATGATTAATGGCAGTGATCTGCCAAAGGTGTCAACCCAACCTCGATCTAAAAACGAaagcaaagaagataaaagaacgAGAAAGCAGGCTATAAAAGAGGAACGCAAG GAACGGAGAGTGGAGAAGAAAGCTAACAAATTAGCCTTCAAActggagaaaagaaggcaggaaaaggagTTGTTGAACTTGAAGAATAATGTTGAGGGTCTCAAGCTATGA
- the LTV1 gene encoding protein LTV1 homolog isoform X2: protein MVGDETTGIQLPSSVFASEFEEDVGLLNKAAPVSGPRLDFDPDIVAALDDDFDFDNPDNLLEDDFILQANKPTEEDGMDIQKSEAEDDSEWEDVDDEKERGRDDDNYGSAGSSDEAMSVPGKPPGAVENHLFWEEETKSRFTEYSITSSVMRRNEQLTLHDERFEKFYEQYDDDEIGALDNAELEGSIQVDSNRLEEVLNDYYKEKAENCVKLNTLEPFEDQDLLMNELDGSEEEEIVTVVLEEAKEKWDCESICSTYSNLYNHPQIIKYQPKPKQIQISSKTGIPLNVLPKKGLTAKQVERMQMINGSDLPKVSTQPRSKNESKEDKRTRKQAIKEERKERRVEKKANKLAFKLEKRRQEKELLNLKNNVEGLKL, encoded by the exons ATGGTGGGTGATGAG ACCACGGGAATTCAGTTGCCTTCTTCAGTATTTGCATCAGAGTTTGAGGAAGATGTTGGATTGTTGAATAAAGCCGCTCCTGTTTCAG gaCCTCGACTGGATTTTGATCCTGACATCGTTGCGGCTCTTGATGATGATTTTGACTTTGATAATCCAGACAATCTGCTGGAAGATGATTTTATTCTTCAGGCCAATAAGCCAACAGAGGAAGATGGAATGGATATACA GAAATCTGAGGCTGAAGATGACAGTGAGTGGGAAGATGTGGATGATGAGAAGGAAAGAGGTAGAGATGACGATAACTATGGCTCTGCGGGCTCATCAGATGAGGCCATGTCTGTCCCTGGAAAACCTCCTGGGGCTGTAGAAAATCATTTGTTCTGGGAAGAGGAAACTAAAAGTCGCTTTACTGAGTATTCTATAACATCCTCAGTcatgagaagaaatgaacagcTGACTCTTCATGATGAGAGATTTGAGAAG TTTTATGAGCAGTATGACGATGATGAAATTGGAGCTCTGGATAATGCTGAATTGGAAGGTTCCATTCAAGTAGACAGCAATCGCTTAGAGGAAGTCTTGAATGACTACTataaagagaaggcagagaa TTGTGTAAAACTGAATACTCTGGAACCCTTTGAGGATCAGGACCTGCTAATGAATGAACTGGATGGGTCTGAGGAGGAAGAGATTGTTACTGTAGTTCTTGAAGAAGCTAAAGAGAAGTGGGATTGTGAATCTATTTGTA gtacataCTCCAATTTATATAACCATCCGCAAATTATCAAGTATCAACCAAAG cccAAACAAATCCAAATATCTTCTAAAACAGGAATACCTCTCAATGTCTTACCTAAGAAAGGACTCACAGCAAAGCAAGTTGAAAGAATGCAGATGATTAATGGCAGTGATCTGCCAAAGGTGTCAACCCAACCTCGATCTAAAAACGAaagcaaagaagataaaagaacgAGAAAGCAGGCTATAAAAGAGGAACGCAAG GAACGGAGAGTGGAGAAGAAAGCTAACAAATTAGCCTTCAAActggagaaaagaaggcaggaaaaggagTTGTTGAACTTGAAGAATAATGTTGAGGGTCTCAAGCTATGA